The Mesorhizobium sp. INR15 region TGTTGCGGCGGCTCTCCGAATGCACGAGCCAGTAGCCGTCGCCATCGGACCCCAGGGTCTCGAATGGCTGTATCAGCTGTCCCGTCGCCAGCAATGCCGTGTAGAGGTTGCGGGTGAGGATGGCTGCGCCCTGATCGGTCAGCGCGGCCATCGCATCATAGGCCTGCGTGCCCAGTGCCGGGCCGGCGATGACGCGGCTGGGATCGAAGGGGACGCCGGCGGCTTCGAACCAGATCTTCCACCAGGGGTCGTCAGCGCAGCATAGCGCGACCTTGTAAAGATCCTCGGGGTGGCGGATGCCTCCTACGCTCGCGGCCAGCCTTGGGCTGAGCATCGGCGTGTAGTCGGCCTTGAACAGATAATGCGCTGTCAGGCCGGGCCATTTGCCGGTTCCGGTCCGAATGCCGATATCCATGCCATCGCGCACGAAATCGGCCATACGGGACGACGTATCGACCTTCACCGCCAGATCCGGATGCATCAGCTGGAATGCTCCGAGGCGCACCGCCAGCCAATTCGAGGCGAATGTCTGGATGGTGGTGACGGAGAGCACGCCGCTGGCGCCGCCCTTCGTTGCCACCCACGCATCAGCCAGTGCCGAGAACGCGCCCGTGGCGTGCGGCGCCAGTTGTTCGCCAGCCTCGGTCAGGGCAATCTGCCTTGTTTTCCTTATGAAAAGCGGCGTTCCCGCGCGCTCTTCCAAAACCTTGATCTGATAGCTTGCCGCCGACTGGGTCATGCCGAGTTCTTCGGCCGCCTTGGTAAAGCTGCCCAACCGCGCGGTCGCTTCAAACACCCTGATCGCGCCCAAAGGCGGCAGTTCAAAGCTCATGA contains the following coding sequences:
- a CDS encoding LysR substrate-binding domain-containing protein: MSFELPPLGAIRVFEATARLGSFTKAAEELGMTQSAASYQIKVLEERAGTPLFIRKTRQIALTEAGEQLAPHATGAFSALADAWVATKGGASGVLSVTTIQTFASNWLAVRLGAFQLMHPDLAVKVDTSSRMADFVRDGMDIGIRTGTGKWPGLTAHYLFKADYTPMLSPRLAASVGGIRHPEDLYKVALCCADDPWWKIWFEAAGVPFDPSRVIAGPALGTQAYDAMAALTDQGAAILTRNLYTALLATGQLIQPFETLGSDGDGYWLVHSESRRNTPKIKLFRDWVLAETAGIREQERQRP